CCATTAGTATTAAAAACtcaaattcataatttaaattttatcatttaagatATATAAAagctaatttaattttaatatttatatgtaagaaaataaaataaattttttatcatttaatttttataaaatttatatgtacAATATTTTGAAATTGCATAGGAAAATCttttatcacttatatatatatatataattatatttaattttatataaattaaatgataaatttcaTATACCCATTGTTTTAatgatattcattttaatttttataataaatttcatATATCAAAGTAAGGATATGTGGGTTatgtaagaaaataaatatttttgagttaaaagaagtttgatttaatttttaatatttttatgattagtttaaaataaaaataaaaatacaagtgATAAAATATAGTAAATTGAAGAAGGAAGACAATAAtgtgaaaaaaatttaaaggagATAAAATTATAAGTACTTATATTAAAACTTTTTCCTactcaaaaaatattaaaattgaccGAAAATTTTCGGTTCGGTTTATTCGATTTTCCTCCCTAAGTTGGTTTGGTTGATTCGGTTTATTTTGTTTTTGGTATAAAAAACTGAATGATCGAATGTAGACCCCTATTTGGCTTTATTCCTTAGTCCTCACTAAATTTGCCGAGCACTAGGCACCACATTTTCCCACAACCACCCATACCAATAACATTTTCTTCGAACTCATTGATTTTCACTTCCTCGACCATTGTGCCATTGAATTAAGAATTTGTTGGGGAGTTGCCAACATGGCTATCTACCCATTGGGTCTCTAGGACTTCACATTCACCTATATATCCTCAATCATGCATGTACTTAAATGCAACAAACTCATTTTGGGAACAACCTAAAGACATTGATTATTACCCTTTTTAACCTAGGATTGTAAATTTTGGCCCAACCTAAATTTGATGCTCGTCAATATTGAAAAAAAGGAAAAGCTAAATCTACTTAAGTCTTCTTCATGGTTTTTTTCCTcttgttttatttataaaattattattttaataaataatgtcatgttaaaaaatagaaaatatatattcatttatttatatgtatttttttataattttgtatgtattttataaaatattttatattttatcaaaaatgaacgtttaaatattttttatttttaaagttttctaaattttattttgattttataaaaatcaagTCTAAATTGACATAATGTGTAAGGTTGAAGGTTAAGCttattgaatttttgaaattaagactaaattgataatatttgtaaatattaaaaggctaaatttgttattatgtcAAAGAAAAATAGTCACATCAATACTTTGTTAGTGATTTAATGGACGagtgatcaaaataataaatttcaataatattagtgactaaaataaaaattttaaacctaaATAGCCAAAACAAAAACATTAATAATTGGAGGATTATTTATATAGTTTACCCAAAATTTTAAGACATGTATTCATAAATTCATCAAGGTAGgaataaaattatggaaaaattgaAACTTATCCGACTTTTCTAGATGTACCTTTCCATAGGTTAAGGGTACTTAATATTTTCAGAAAATTAATTAAGCcgttaattttttttatccaatTACATTATTGAATTGTAAAAATACACACCTAATTAAATCTTGACAAGTTACCGTTAAAGTCCAATGATTTTGTTTTTTTGGTTATGTTTGCCTCATGCAACATTgatattttctttatatattttaataaatataaaattaataaaaatcataaattttcataTCGACGTACCTTAGTGATGGATAAAAAAGCATGTGGAGTCAACCTGAAAAGTCTTTAAGCATGTGGAGTCAACCTGAAAAGtctttacttattattttattttccttttcctaAAAAATGGGGAGCTTCTTAGTAGTTTCAAAAAGAAACAAATTAAAAGAAGAGAACAATGGTTATGAGAAATTCATATAAATGCTTTATTGCTCCTACTTCAGACAACTGTTAGCTTCATACAAAGGTCGGCACAATTTATTAACAATTAATGATAATAAACTTTCCTTCTTTTGTTGCTTAATTAACTTCAATGCTTGTGCTGTGCAGAAAAATATATCTGCATATTTGTGAAGGCAAAGGAAAAAGAAGGGACGACATTTCAAGTTACATAAAGATGGGAACATGGATATGGATATGGATATGCATATGCGGTGGATTCCTAAGTCCAAAATGGAAATGGTTCAGATGGCCTGAGCGACTGGTTATTTTCACCTTTGGTATTTTCACCATTTCCTTCCTACTTCCTACTtcatatgtgtgtatatatatatatatatatatatattaagaattAATCTGTTTTTAGTAGGATTTATCACTTTCATTACATACGTGTCTTCTTTTTCACTTTTTTCTTACTGATTGAGTATTGTTTATAACTAGATATAGTGAACTACTTATTATGATTAACTAAAGCATATAGATGTGAGGCTCCTGTTCAGCTAATCCCTTGCGATCTTAATTATATACTCTCAGTTCAATAACCACAAGAATTTCATTTTGGCCATATTTATAGGTCTTGTTTTCAGCAAGGGCTTGATGACTTTAGTGCTGCAGAACCTATCGTCATTCCTAACAGATTCCTTGAATTTGAAACTAAAAGAAGCAATTACAATCGTCAATCTTCAAGAAGGTCTAAGGAATATGTTGCAGATATGTGTCGCCCTCTGCATTGATGCCTATCTTGGCTACCGATGGATGTTGATTCTTTCTAGTCTTCTATATTCTGCTGTAAGTTTgatattaatttcaaaatcatttaCTGGGCTGTTGCTGCGTCACCCCAGCAAACATACATATCCCACGCTCACAGCCAAGTTTGAATAACATAGATTTATATCATGCAGGGACTTTTCCTCTTAGCACTCTCAGTGCCTGGTGGTGAACGATGTCCTTCGAATTGTTTTAAGGAACTAAAGCATACGAGTTTCTGGGAAGGATTAACTCTTGTGATTGTGGGTGGGGCCGCTCAAGTTATTCCCCTTTACGCCCTTTCTTTCGAGCAAACCAGGGTCGCAAAAATCCCGGAAGACTATGAACCAGCAAGGGTTCAAGTTGGATGCTTTAGGTTTAGGGTCAAAATAGGAGGCTGGCGGAACTTTCTGCAGAAAGTAATCAGATGGCTTCTTTTTCTATTCTTGAGAACGGGAGCCCTAACATCAGTCTATGGTTTTTTCTTTTATTACTACAAATGGCAGCAACATTTTTTCCAATCTGCCGTTGCCATAATCATTGGTTTACTTTGGTTTCTTTGTGGCTTTCCTTTCTATGGCCCTCGTCGACTGCAGCGAAGTCCGCTTTCGATTATGCTGCATACCTTGATCGCGGCTTGGCAGAAGAGGCATCTCAAATACCAAATAAACTTGGACGAGGAAGATCAAAATCATAGTCTTACAGACCATCTTGAGTGAATTGCCCTGTCCCTGCCATTTCTTTTTACATAATTTTGCATCGTTTTCTTAATTCCCGTGATTTGTTCGTTGTAGCGTTAACCATATATCGATGCTTTCCATAAATACAGGCTGCTCAACAGTGCTGCAGTGAAAGAGTCACCGGCTGATGACAATCTACGAAGGAGATGGAGACTTTGTACCGTGACAGAAGTAGAACAAACAAAGCTTCTTTTAGATATTATTCCAATGTCTGCAACTTTCATTGTGTATGGCATGGTGAAGTCTCTTGGTAATACATTCTTCATCGAGCAGGCAGACAGAATGCATGGCGGTATATCGCTTGTAGTACTTCAGCTGATCCAGTTTATCTCTAAGAGGGCTGTCAATGAAGGGTATAAAATGGTGTTCGAGAAACGGATACAAAGAATTAAAAGACGGTACTCTGATGGAGTGAAGATCGGCATAGGCATGTTGACCTCCATACTATGCTGTGCTGTTGCATCACAAGTTGAGTCCAAACGGTTAAAAGCTCTGAAAAAGAAGGGGTTGTTGGATAATCCCGAAGCTGAAGCCCCCATGTCAGCATCTTGGTTGCTTCTGCAATTCATTTTCCTTGGTGCAATGGAAGGGTTAGCCGGGGACGGAATCGTCAATTTCTTCGGTCATTATGCACCGGATTCAAGGAGATATGCACCTGTATTTACAAGTTCACTCACAGGATTTGGAACAATACTTAGCATTGGATTCATAGCTATTATAGATTATTACAGCAGGTTCAGATATAAAGAAAGTTGGATTGGTGAGAGTGTAAACGAA
This window of the Gossypium arboreum isolate Shixiya-1 chromosome 12, ASM2569848v2, whole genome shotgun sequence genome carries:
- the LOC108477835 gene encoding protein NRT1/ PTR FAMILY 5.5-like, with product MGTWIWIWICICGGFLSPKWKWFRWPERLVIFTFGLVFSKGLMTLVLQNLSSFLTDSLNLKLKEAITIVNLQEGLRNMLQICVALCIDAYLGYRWMLILSSLLYSAGLFLLALSVPGGERCPSNCFKELKHTSFWEGLTLVIVGGAAQVIPLYALSFEQTRVAKIPEDYEPARVQVGCFRFRVKIGGWRNFLQKVIRWLLFLFLRTGALTSVYGFFFYYYKWQQHFFQSAVAIIIGLLWFLCGFPFYGPRRLQRSPLSIMLHTLIAAWQKRHLKYQINLDEEDQNHSLTDHLELLNSAAVKESPADDNLRRRWRLCTVTEVEQTKLLLDIIPMSATFIVYGMVKSLGNTFFIEQADRMHGGISLVVLQLIQFISKRAVNEGYKMVFEKRIQRIKRRYSDGVKIGIGMLTSILCCAVASQVESKRLKALKKKGLLDNPEAEAPMSASWLLLQFIFLGAMEGLAGDGIVNFFGHYAPDSRRYAPVFTSSLTGFGTILSIGFIAIIDYYSRFRYKESWIGESVNESRLDLIYRAYVMLAVLNCFIYAYVASSYSYDNIIGKPENEQEIPVLEVKQQQEEEKAAGDPQNKQEQEEYQLQRMSVR